CTTCATAGTAAAGTTACAGAATTTGACATTAGCATACAGTACAACTGACACTGCAATCTCACAAGCAGGCACAAGCCAAGCTAAGATCAGGAAGCCTTTGACAGCTGTTTCTCTCATGATAGTTGGATATTGCAGAGGTTTACATAtagacacatacctgtcatagGCCATGACTGCCAACAGTAAAAACTCTGAAGTGGCCAGAGTGTAATATGAAAATCCTTGAAAGATACAAAATGCAGTagttatgatgtgtttttcagataaaaagtcaatCAAAAGCTTTGGGTAGATATTAGTGCTGAAAAGAACAGAGTTGATTAacaaagctgcaatgaaaatgtacataggcTCATGGAGGTTTTTATGAATTGTGATAAGAAACACGATGACGGAATTAAAACAGATTATtagaatatatactgtaaacattatcataaaataaagatatctgtatttctgcagttcGACATACCCACCAAGAGTTATATATGTTACATTTACCTCAGTGTTCATCAAGATTCTTTAAACCAAAATGTTAATCAGTAACACAGGTGGATCATACAACAGGTACTCAGAAATAATAACTGATAAAACACGTCTCTCTTTGAGGATTGCAGTAACAGATTGTCTCATTCATTCCGAGATACCAGAGTTACAGAGAGTGAAGTGTTTGACTCTGTGAGGACTGTTTTTATCAGACTGTTTCACCCTCCGTGGATGTTATTAAACTGTCCaccaacatgtaaacaacttcAGCAAACTCAAGGGTCCTAAACCCAAAGGTTTCATTATTGTAGACCTTGTTGTTGGGTGGCGTGCCCCCATCACAGTTTGCAGTAGAGGGTGAATGCCCTTGTCATCAAGAAAAATGGATGAATAGATGATTATGTTTACTACAAGCATTAACATATGAATATATGCAATAGCaaacataataaacacataGGGCAGTGCTATACGACTGTGTTTCTCAACCTTTTTAAGGGTGTGACTCTCTTGTATCAAGtagcaaattaaaaacactaTGTACCTCCAACAATCAGACTACAGATAGTACAGCTAGTCATTCACAAACAGAGAATACATAAAGAAGGTTTTCCTTAATTGTGCAGATATTTTCTATGATGTCCGCTGATGAAAGACACCATGTCCTCAAGAACACTCTAGAAGCGCATtagtgaaatgtcaaaaataaataactaaaaatacacatacagcaAAGTATTGCCACTGACAGTTCAGGGGAATTCAGTGTGGCTATTGATCAAAATTAGGACATCAGTGAGATGCCACGTCTGGTGGTAATTTAGACAAGATAAACTCAACTGATTTGGCGTGATTTGGAAAGGCCTGTCTACATGCATATATAaagtctcacagctgacaatgcataaACCAAGCAAAAACCAAGTCATGAGGTCAAAAGAACTGCCTTTAAAGCTCacagaaacatgattttttgttatttaagaATTATGCTGCAacttaataaaacatgaaaaaaattgaTGGGGCCTGAGCACTTTCCAAACACACTGTGAATGATTTCTTTAATGCTTGTCACTGATGCCAGGCTATGGATGTCTGCTACATTGATGGTAGTGGTGAAAAGAGATATGATAGGCAGGGGACATGCAGCAAAAAGCCCAGGGCAGATTCAAACGGAGACCCAGCAGATCTCTTTGTAGGGCTCTGTGCCCCTATTACAGTCTTCAGTGGAGGGTGAGAGGTCTTGTCTCTGCATCAAGAAAAATGGGATGAACAGATAATTATGACGTTTGATACAAGCATTGACATGAATATATAGCACATTTGACACCTATGTCTGGGCTATAGGACAGTGGCTCTCAACCTTTGTAAGAGGGTGACCCAGTTTTGAAGATAAAAATGTTGTGTGACTCACCCACCccagaaaacaaaggaaatatcTTATGTACACAATTAGAGATTTACCTCTGTCTTTGAGAGGTTCATCACTGAAATTGCAGAAAATATACATATAGTGTCCTGCCCTTGCGGCACATACTCTTGTGCAAAGCTAGACAGCCATTTAACATTTGTAAGTCCTCCAATAAACACACAAGGCTTGACTTTTCACTTAAGTCTAGTTTCCACTTCAGcatttgtttttgattcttTTCTACTTGAATTCgctgtaaaactgaaatgttacagagataaaaatataaatcagtatacaaacatttacatatgAATACTGACAGTATATACATGTAACTGCGTAACTACACAATTCCTAACAATTTATAAAGCAACACTGTACCATGTAAAAGCACAGCTCAACTAACACAACCACTACAGTTAGTTACCATTGTAACTGCTAACAGAGCACATTTTTACTAAACAATATGAAAGTTGACGCCTCCTTTTTATAACCAGTATAAACTTCATTAATGCAACTGGAGACAATGATACAAATATTGATgtctaaaattaaaaataattatatgCGTATTACATGTATCAGTCATAAAAATGAATCCATTGACTTGAAAAAAAGATACATCAATGCATTATTTCAAGTAGGACTCCAGTAATGTTTACATATTAGTGTGGTTTGATCTGAAACAACAGCCTCTTGAGGTGTTTAgagatttctttcatttttaatccatATATGATTGGATTCAAGAGAGGATGGTACACAGTCACttgtaaagtcattattaaacGGGCAAGTTTTGGAAAATTTGATTCCACTCGAACTACAACAatatcataaataaaaaaacaagtgaagctgattaaaaccaaaaggtgaggtaaacaggtctgtgcagcttttttcctgactTCTCCTCTGCTTCTATAGGATATTATAAGTATCCTGGTGTATGTAAAAAGTATGAAGAGCACAGGGAGAAGTGAAATAttcaacaacacaaccacaccATAAGTAGACATTGCTACTGAGATTGCACACTGAAGTTTGTAAACTGAATTGTTGCAGAAAATTCCCTTCACAACTACGTTACAGAGTTTTATATTAACATTCAATGCAAGTGTCACTGAGAGCTCACAAGCAGGCACAAGCCACGAAAAAATCACTAAGACTTTGACAGTAATTTTTCTCATGATAGTTGGATATTGCAGAGGTTTACATAtagacacatacctgtcatagGACATGACTGCCAACAG
This window of the Lates calcarifer isolate ASB-BC8 unplaced genomic scaffold, TLL_Latcal_v3 _unitig_2049_quiver_2501, whole genome shotgun sequence genome carries:
- the LOC108891863 gene encoding olfactory receptor 11A1-like, with translation MNTEVNVTYITLGGYVELQKYRYLYFMIMFTVYILIICFNSVIVFLITIHKNLHEPMYIFIAALLINSVLFSTNIYPKLLIDFLSEKHIITTAFCIFQGFSYYTLATSEFLLLAVMAYDRYVSICKPLQYPTIMRETAVKGFLILAWLVPACEIAVSVVLYANVKFCNFTMKGIFCNNSAFTLQCVISEAISIYGVAMLLNIALFPMLFILFTYTRILIISYRSCKKVRKKAAQTCLPHLLVLINFSCFAVYDVVVVRVESDLPKLARLIMTLQMIAYHPLLNPIIYGLKMKEISKHLKRLLLQIKSH
- the LOC127139666 gene encoding LOW QUALITY PROTEIN: olfactory receptor 2T1-like (The sequence of the model RefSeq protein was modified relative to this genomic sequence to represent the inferred CDS: deleted 1 base in 1 codon) yields the protein MKAELNVTYITLDGYIGLQEYRYLYFTIMLIVYILIICCNATIVFLIVTHRNLHEPMYIFIAALLINSVLYSTNIYPKILFDVLSEKQVITYPLCIFQGFSYYTLAYSEFLLLAVMSYDRYVSICKPLQYPTIMRKITVKVLVIFSWLVPACELSVTLALNVNIKLCNVVVKGIFCNNSVYKLQCAISVAMSTYGVVVLLNISLLPVLFILFTYTRILIISYRSRGEVRKKAAQTCLPHLLVLISFTCFFIYDIVVVRVESNFPKLARLIMTLQVTVYHPLLNPIIYGLKMKEISKHLKRLLFQIKPH